One window of the Cataglyphis hispanica isolate Lineage 1 chromosome 13, ULB_Chis1_1.0, whole genome shotgun sequence genome contains the following:
- the LOC126854108 gene encoding uncharacterized protein LOC126854108, whose translation MTRHHPAKSDHRGQIDQDQKSFGGRRSIKDHQSSKIEASGIAKIRESASASKDPEKVQKLEIKIQKNPHPAIRNRRSSHQRSKASASASQNRVRSDHQKSGSVQNYQLSDSRIKPSKEEYRKDLSRIRQVRARRVSSKSRASLKDRGQSELFRPSKEIDRSKKSRRSASSSSDRSIRNGRDLLKLDEEIHHELRIEKSQIKISERSSRIVKALKVDNFIGSKRGSRMDNTGKWCQRDRKDRQKSQVWIQNRSKQTRENTSEMSIKISGIKDQIKVSKSSDQSRDQISSTKKSNRDQRSDSDHRNLSEIASKSQFENHRSRLENSRKMSWNIGMDIQKSS comes from the exons ATGAC GCGTCATCATCCGGCAAAATCAGATCATCGAGGTCAGATCGATCAAGATCAAAAATCGTTCGGCGGTCGAAGATCCATCAAAGATCATCAGTCATCAAAGATCGAAGCATCCGGCATCGCGAAGATCCGAGAATCGGCGTCGGCATCGAAAGATCCAGAAAAAGTTCAGAAGCTCGAGATCAAAATCCAGAAAAATCCGCATCCGGCGATCAGAAATCGGCGCTCATCGCATCAAAGATCGAAAGCATCGGCATCGGCATCTCAAAATCGCGTCAGATCAGATCATCAGAA ATCCGGATCAGTTCAGAACTATCAGTTATCAGATAGTCGGATCAAGCCGTCAAAGGAAGAATATCGGAAGGATCTGTCCAGAATCCGGCAGGTTCGGGCGCGTCGCGTCAGTTCAAAATCGAGAGCGTCGCTCAAAGATCGAGGACAATCCGAACTCTTTCGTCCGTCGAAAGAAATCGATAGATCAAAGAAATCTCGAAGAtcggcgtcgtcgtcgtcggatCGAAGCATCAGAAATGGTCGAGATTTACTAAAACTCGATGAAGAGATTCATCACGAGTTAAGGATCGAGAAAAGTCAAATCAAAATCTCAGAAAGAAGTTCTAGAATCGTTAAGGCACTCAAAGTGGACAATTTCATCGGATCTAAAAGAGGATCGAGAATGGACAATACAGGGAAATGGTG TCAAAGAGATCGAAAGGACAGGCAGAAAAGTCAGGTGTGGATACAAAACAGATCAAAGCAAACTCGAGAGAACACAAGTGAAATGTCGATAAAGATTTCCGGCATCAAAGATCAAATCAAAGTATCAAAGTCGTCGGATCAAAGTCGGGATCAAATCTCGTCGACAAAGAAATCGAATCGAGATCAAAGATCCGACTCAGATCATCGAAACTTGTCGGAAATCGCGTCGAAATCGCAGTTCGAGAATCATCGATCCAGGCTAGAGAACAGTCGAAAGATGAGCTGGAATATCGGGATGGATATTCAGAAGTCTAGCTAG